The following proteins are encoded in a genomic region of Alnus glutinosa chromosome 8, dhAlnGlut1.1, whole genome shotgun sequence:
- the LOC133876113 gene encoding uncharacterized protein LOC133876113, with amino-acid sequence MALTAKNKLAFVDGSLPQPSIEFGLNTRLGMWIDLKERFSQKNGPRVFQLQRSISVLSQGNSYVSSYFTLLKSLWDELSNYHSIPPCSCGGMKVVAENYHQEYIYHFLMGLNESFAAIRGQILLMEPLPSVNKVFSLVIQEEKQQEISVKSQILGQESTALMTKSTAPVSRFTKQPYRKEKPVWTHCGVLGHTAEKCYRLHGFPLGFKFTKNLRNSSSAHYANHVQEMDINSSQQHDSHQVVPQLTITPDQ; translated from the exons ATGGCTCTTACTGCCAAGAATAAGCTGGCGTTCGTTGATGGATCTCTTCCTCAACCTTCGATTGAATTTGGGCTGAATACCAGGCTTGG TATGTGGATTGATCTAAAGGAACGTTTTTCTCAGAAAAACGGACCTAGGGTTTTTCAATTACAGAGGTCAATTTCAGTCCTTTCTCAAGGAAATTCTTATGTTAGTTCGTATTTCACTCTTCTGAAGTCACTCTGGGATGAACTCAGCAATTATCATTCAATTCCCCCATGTTCTTGTGGAGGAATGAAGGTTGTTGCTGAGAATTATCATCAGGAGTATATCTATCATTTTCTCATGGGACTTAATGAGTCCTTTGCGGCTATTCGAGGTCAAATTCTACTTATGGAACCTCTGCCTTCTGTgaataaagttttttctttagtcatccaagaagaaaaacaacaagaaatcTCTGTGAAGTCACAAATTCTCGGTCAAGAATCTACTGCTCTTATGACAAAATCTACTGCACCTGTTTCTCGTTTCACAAAACAGCCTTACCGCAAAGAGAAGCCCGTCTGGACTCACTGTGGAGTACTAGGTCACACTGCTGAAAAGTGTTACCGCCTGCATGGCTTTCCACTGGGTTTCAAATTTACCAAGAATCTTCGGAATTCTTCATCTGCACATTATGCAAATCATGTCCAGGAGATGGACATCAATTCTTCTCAACAACATGATTCTCATCAGGTTGTGCCTCAGTTGACTATCACGCCGGATCAATGA